Within the Pseudomonas putida genome, the region ACCAGATCCTGTCGAAGAAGGTCGACCTCTCTATCGCCGCCCTGCCGGTGGTGCACGACCACCTGCATTCACAGGCATTCATGCGTGGGCGCATGGTCGCTGTAATGCCCGTCGATCATCCCCTGGCACAGCAGCCAAGCCTGAGCTTGCAGCAGCTGGAAGGCCATGCGCTGCTGCTGTTCCGCCCGGACATGCCGTTCGGCAAGTTGCTGGCCGAGGAAATAGCCCGCCGTGGCCTGCACCTGGACTCGCTGTTGTCGTTCACCAATGCCAACGAGGCCGTGGCGCTGGTCAAGCAAGGCATGGGTATCAGCGTGATCGATGAATTCGTGGCACAGGACAGCGGGTTGGCCGTGGTGCCCTTGGCCGACGAGATTCACTTCGATATCAGCTTCGTCCATTCGCGTTTTGACCCGCCGTCACAGGCGGCCCTGCACCTGATGCGCGTGCTGCATGTCCAGGCACGCAAGCTGGGGCGGCAGATCCCTGGGTTCGAGTTGCCCGACAGGTAAAGCGGGTGGCCCTGGAGAGGCCGTGAATGCCGGATTGGATCCGCAGGCTGAGAAACGCTACCCTTGCACCGCCGCGCAGCGCTTGCCGGTGCGCAGGCCTACCCATGCACTCAGGAGATTCACCGACATGAACGTCCCATTCAAGCCCCGCTGGCTGCTCGCCCTTGCCCTGCCCCTGGTACTTGCCGCCTGCGGCGACAGCGAACCCAAGCAACGGGCCGCCTTCAGCGAATTCCTGCAGACCCGTATCGTCGACAAGCCAGGCGTGCATGTGCCCAAGCTGAGCGCAGACGAGTCCAAGGCATTTGGCCCCTACAGCGATCACTACGCCGTCATCACCCAGTTCAACGGCGCGATGGATGCCGCAGTGCAGCCTTTGGGCAACCTGCTGCAAAAAGGCGCGGTTCGCTCGCTCAATGACGTCACTGCCCGCCGTGACGACATCAAGGCCGTGCAGACCGGCCTGAACGACATGGGCAACCAGCTGCAAGAGCAAAAGGCCAAGGCGGACACCGCCCATGCCCAGCTCAAGCAGCCGGAAGACCTCAAGGTGGTGTACGACAAGGCCTATGAGCGCACCGTCAGCGTCCCGGCCGACACCTTCCTGGACGTGCTGCCGCAAATCAACGGCACCCTGGACAGCAGCCTGAAGGTGGCCGACTACGTGGATGCGCACAAGGAAAAGATAGAAATCAACGGGGCCATCGTGAAAGTGTCCGACCCAACCGTTCAGGCTGAGTTGAATGCCTTGCTGGCGGACCTGAACAACCAGGCCAAGACCGTGCAGCAGGCGCAGGCAAGGCTGCAGACGGTCATGCTCGGGCGCTAGTCGGCTGCGAATCAGGCGGCGGCTGGGGGTTCGCTCACACCCGCTTCGGCAGCTGGATATTCACCCGCAACCCCCCTCCCTCGCCCGCTTGGGCGCTGATCGAGCCCTGATGCAGCGCGATTGCCCGACGGGCGATCGCCAAACCCAGGCCGAAGCCATCGCTGCCGCTGTCCAAACCCCGGTCGAACGGCTCGAAGATGCTCTGCAGGCGCGCCGGGGCCACGCCCGGGCCCTGGTCGATGATGGCCACTTCCAGCTGGTCGCCGCCGTCGGCCAGCAGCGCCAGCACCCGCACTTCAGTCCCAGGCGCTGTGTAGCGTACGGCATTGCGCACCACGTTCTCGAAGGCGCGATACAGCAGTTCCTCATGCCCGCAGGTCAACCATGCTGCATCCGCGCTCAGCGACACCTGGCACTGCTTCATGCTGGCCTCGAAACGGGCATCCTCGACGATCTGCGCCAGCAACTCGACCACATCCAACGCTTGGCTATTGCCATCGCCCGGCTGTGACTGGACACGTGCCAGG harbors:
- a CDS encoding DUF3053 domain-containing protein encodes the protein MNVPFKPRWLLALALPLVLAACGDSEPKQRAAFSEFLQTRIVDKPGVHVPKLSADESKAFGPYSDHYAVITQFNGAMDAAVQPLGNLLQKGAVRSLNDVTARRDDIKAVQTGLNDMGNQLQEQKAKADTAHAQLKQPEDLKVVYDKAYERTVSVPADTFLDVLPQINGTLDSSLKVADYVDAHKEKIEINGAIVKVSDPTVQAELNALLADLNNQAKTVQQAQARLQTVMLGR
- a CDS encoding LysR family transcriptional regulator, with protein sequence MLPGKEGSDASALVFKLRHMEVFRAVMLTGSISAAAKMLYVSQPAVSKLIGYIEGRLAYRLFERINNRLVPTAEAQILFREVERVYQAALQVNECALALATGAHRKLRISCSASLSTVVIPTALAQLKREAPALQIEWQTSLMGEMPNQILSKKVDLSIAALPVVHDHLHSQAFMRGRMVAVMPVDHPLAQQPSLSLQQLEGHALLLFRPDMPFGKLLAEEIARRGLHLDSLLSFTNANEAVALVKQGMGISVIDEFVAQDSGLAVVPLADEIHFDISFVHSRFDPPSQAALHLMRVLHVQARKLGRQIPGFELPDR